The Corynebacterium poyangense genome includes a window with the following:
- a CDS encoding fructose bisphosphate aldolase: MNNEQAQIMREGRGFIAALDQSGGSTPKALRLYGIPEGQYSTDEEMFNLVHEMRTRIITSPSFNSDQILAAILFEMTMDRDIDGLPTAQYLWEKKGVVPLLKTDKGLADEENGVQVMKPNPGLDELCERAVKKGIFGTKMRSFIAQANPEGIKAVVDQQFEVGRQILGHGLVPIIEPEVSIDCPDKVEAERILRDEIAAHLDQLPEDQQVMLKVTIPSEDGFYTPLIEHPRVMRVVALSGGYERDDANERLSRNPGLIASFSRALTEGLSAQQSAEEFDATLAASVKDIYEASIA, translated from the coding sequence ATGAACAATGAGCAGGCGCAAATCATGCGTGAAGGCCGTGGATTTATTGCCGCGCTGGATCAGTCCGGCGGATCAACTCCTAAGGCATTGCGCCTTTATGGCATCCCCGAGGGCCAGTACTCCACCGATGAGGAGATGTTTAACCTGGTTCACGAGATGCGCACCCGGATCATCACCTCCCCGTCCTTTAACTCTGACCAGATCCTGGCCGCGATCCTTTTTGAGATGACCATGGATCGGGACATTGACGGTCTTCCCACCGCCCAGTATCTCTGGGAGAAGAAGGGCGTTGTCCCGCTACTCAAGACCGACAAAGGCCTGGCCGACGAGGAAAACGGCGTCCAGGTGATGAAGCCCAACCCTGGCCTTGATGAACTGTGCGAACGCGCAGTGAAGAAGGGCATTTTTGGCACCAAGATGCGTTCCTTTATTGCTCAGGCTAACCCCGAGGGCATTAAGGCAGTGGTAGACCAGCAATTTGAGGTTGGACGGCAAATCCTTGGCCACGGATTGGTGCCAATTATTGAGCCGGAAGTTTCCATCGACTGCCCCGACAAAGTTGAGGCAGAGCGTATCCTGCGCGATGAAATCGCCGCTCACCTGGATCAACTTCCGGAAGACCAGCAAGTGATGCTCAAAGTCACCATCCCCAGCGAAGATGGCTTCTACACTCCGCTGATTGAGCACCCGCGAGTCATGCGCGTGGTAGCCCTCTCCGGAGGTTATGAGCGTGACGACGCTAATGAGCGCCTCTCCCGCAACCCTGGCTTGATTGCTTCTTTCTCCCGCGCATTAACTGAGGGCCTGTCTGCCCAACAATCCGCTGAGGAGTTCGACGCCACTTTGGCTGCTTCGGTCAAAGACATCTACGAAGCATCTATTGCCTAA
- a CDS encoding thiamine pyrophosphate-binding protein, protein MPRTGGKIVVDTLESLGISDVFGIPGQHALALFDALDGSALRFTSSRVENNAAFMADGYARSTGKPAALFLSTGPGALTSLAGLQEAYASGVPILVVCAQIPTAGLGGARKGMLHQLDNQAAAAAQVTKVQYTVRDANALPHVLADAHQVALRAPQGPVWVEIPQDVLLGEYLIEQNVQPQDIPPAPDGLASQSASLLDQAQRPVILAGGGAARSGAATELRALAERLDAPVVTTAAGQEAFPLDHPLSVGSWVEDRAVTDLMAQADVLLVLGSSLGEVTSNYFTLSPEGTIIQVDANPMVIGSNHDVLGVCADIKNYLQQLVPLVSASHTEGSTRAAAVRKAIGQRLDAQDLQHEQAFLDALRAAIPRDGHVFWDMTIAAYWGWNMWDPQDGRSSTAQGAGGLGYGFPAALGGAVGSGKRTVAIAGDGSAMYSVAELASAVQHNIPVTWVIIDDGGYGILREYMTGAFGKAVGTELSRPDFVQLAHSFGVPAERIVLSDATDPQSRSEWFDALSVAVHKSPQHGPNVVVCETTLTMFEAS, encoded by the coding sequence ATGCCGCGCACCGGTGGGAAAATCGTGGTAGACACCCTAGAATCCCTAGGAATCAGTGACGTTTTTGGCATTCCCGGCCAACACGCCTTAGCTCTTTTTGATGCTCTTGATGGATCTGCGCTGAGGTTTACGTCTTCACGAGTAGAAAACAACGCCGCCTTTATGGCCGATGGCTATGCCCGCTCTACCGGGAAACCCGCAGCTTTATTTCTTTCCACCGGTCCCGGGGCGCTAACCTCCCTAGCCGGGCTCCAGGAAGCCTATGCCAGCGGAGTCCCCATCTTGGTGGTGTGCGCCCAAATCCCTACCGCAGGCCTTGGTGGTGCCCGCAAAGGAATGCTGCACCAACTCGATAATCAAGCCGCAGCAGCAGCGCAAGTTACAAAAGTTCAATACACCGTGCGTGATGCCAACGCCTTACCTCACGTGTTGGCCGACGCCCACCAGGTTGCTCTCCGCGCCCCCCAAGGGCCGGTATGGGTAGAAATCCCCCAAGACGTGTTACTTGGTGAATATCTCATCGAACAAAACGTCCAACCCCAAGACATTCCTCCAGCCCCTGATGGTTTAGCCAGCCAAAGCGCCAGTCTTCTGGATCAAGCCCAGCGGCCAGTGATTTTAGCGGGAGGGGGAGCTGCGCGCTCAGGCGCGGCCACAGAACTACGCGCCCTCGCAGAACGCTTAGACGCACCGGTTGTGACCACTGCCGCTGGGCAAGAGGCATTTCCGCTTGATCACCCCTTGAGCGTGGGCTCCTGGGTGGAGGACCGAGCAGTCACAGACCTCATGGCCCAGGCCGATGTGCTTCTAGTCTTAGGTTCATCCTTAGGGGAGGTGACCTCCAACTACTTCACTCTTTCCCCAGAAGGAACAATTATTCAGGTTGATGCCAACCCGATGGTTATTGGCTCAAATCATGATGTGCTGGGGGTCTGTGCCGACATCAAAAACTACCTGCAGCAACTGGTTCCGCTCGTTTCTGCCAGCCACACGGAAGGTTCGACGCGGGCGGCGGCGGTGCGGAAAGCTATCGGCCAGCGCCTTGATGCTCAAGATCTCCAGCACGAACAGGCATTTCTTGACGCCCTGCGCGCTGCTATTCCCCGCGACGGCCATGTCTTCTGGGACATGACTATCGCAGCCTACTGGGGCTGGAATATGTGGGATCCTCAGGACGGGCGAAGCTCAACGGCGCAAGGAGCCGGCGGTTTAGGCTACGGATTCCCGGCAGCGTTGGGTGGGGCGGTAGGAAGCGGGAAAAGAACTGTAGCTATAGCCGGCGATGGTTCTGCGATGTATTCCGTGGCGGAATTAGCCTCCGCTGTACAGCACAATATCCCCGTGACTTGGGTAATTATTGATGACGGGGGATATGGGATTCTCCGCGAGTACATGACTGGGGCTTTTGGGAAAGCAGTAGGTACGGAACTTTCCAGACCAGATTTTGTGCAACTAGCCCACTCCTTTGGCGTTCCGGCGGAAAGAATTGTTCTGTCCGATGCCACTGATCCGCAGTCACGAAGTGAATGGTTCGACGCCCTCTCGGTGGCAGTACATAAATCCCCCCAGCATGGCCCCAACGTGGTGGTGTGTGAAACGACGTTGACGATGTTTGAAGCTAGCTAA
- the speB gene encoding agmatinase, with the protein MLHTPRIIEGGHIGPVNSAEVPRFSGEATYALLPRLRDLPSGHQADIKVVGIPFDAGVSYRSGARFGCQHVRQSSRLLRPYNPATDTSPFAQAQVVDAGDMAVNPFNINEAIETIEHDALELTANGSSLMTIGGDHTIALPLLRAATARAGQPVAFLHFDAHLDTWDTYFGADYTHGTPFRRAVEEGVIDTEAICHVGTRGPLYGRKDLEDDRRFGFGIITSSDVFRQGVDEVVDRLRQRVGRRPLYISVDIDVLDPAHAPGTGTPEAGGMTSREILEILRGLRGLNIVGADVVEVAPAYDHAELTGIAASHVAYDLITLMADLKAGRKN; encoded by the coding sequence ATGCTGCACACTCCCCGCATTATCGAAGGTGGACATATCGGCCCAGTGAACTCGGCTGAGGTACCACGTTTTAGTGGTGAGGCCACGTACGCGCTATTGCCGCGGCTACGTGATCTTCCCTCGGGACACCAGGCTGACATCAAAGTAGTGGGAATACCGTTTGATGCTGGGGTGTCTTATCGCTCCGGTGCTCGGTTCGGCTGCCAACATGTCCGGCAATCTTCCCGACTCCTGCGTCCGTATAACCCGGCTACTGATACCTCGCCTTTTGCTCAAGCGCAGGTGGTCGATGCTGGTGACATGGCGGTCAACCCCTTTAATATCAACGAGGCTATTGAAACTATTGAGCATGATGCTCTTGAACTGACTGCAAATGGTTCTTCATTGATGACCATTGGAGGGGATCACACGATCGCTTTGCCCCTCTTAAGAGCAGCCACCGCCCGTGCCGGCCAGCCGGTAGCATTTCTCCACTTTGACGCTCATCTTGATACCTGGGATACCTATTTCGGTGCCGACTATACTCATGGCACTCCGTTCCGTCGCGCGGTCGAAGAGGGAGTAATTGATACGGAAGCTATTTGTCACGTCGGAACTCGAGGGCCCCTGTACGGACGAAAAGATTTAGAAGATGATCGACGCTTCGGCTTCGGCATTATCACCAGCTCTGATGTCTTTCGCCAAGGAGTAGATGAAGTCGTTGACCGGCTTAGGCAACGGGTGGGGCGTCGGCCTCTCTATATTTCCGTGGATATTGATGTTCTTGATCCGGCGCACGCTCCCGGCACCGGGACCCCTGAGGCCGGAGGTATGACCAGCCGTGAGATCCTGGAAATTCTTCGCGGCCTTCGAGGTCTCAATATCGTTGGCGCTGACGTGGTTGAAGTAGCACCTGCCTATGATCACGCTGAACTTACCGGAATCGCTGCCTCACACGTAGCCTATGACCTCATCACACTCATGGCTGATCTTAAAGCTGGAAGGAAGAACTAA
- a CDS encoding helix-turn-helix domain-containing protein produces the protein MKSLPLRPEGDPAGFSSGTQLYLGRRLRALREQRRLTLDQVARATGLSKSFISRIERDLVSPSVSSLVTICQVLGISAGELLDSPQTYLVRYESAPEIDLGGAGIAERLLSPFDQRGLQLIHASIAPGGEGEEELYTMDCAMEAVHVISGEFVLVTSDEQYQLKKGDTVTFPGKEAHTWRNPRSDVPAEVLWVLTRYPVH, from the coding sequence ATGAAGTCTTTACCTCTTCGTCCTGAGGGAGATCCTGCTGGTTTTTCGTCGGGCACACAGCTGTATTTGGGGCGCCGGTTAAGAGCCCTGCGAGAGCAACGTCGGCTCACCTTAGACCAGGTCGCACGCGCCACCGGATTAAGCAAGAGTTTTATCTCCCGGATTGAGCGTGATTTAGTAAGCCCGTCGGTCAGCAGTCTGGTGACTATTTGTCAGGTGTTAGGGATTAGTGCTGGTGAGCTTCTTGATAGCCCTCAGACATACTTGGTTCGATATGAATCTGCGCCAGAAATTGATCTAGGCGGTGCTGGCATCGCAGAACGGCTACTTAGTCCTTTTGATCAACGAGGACTGCAACTTATCCATGCCAGCATAGCTCCGGGTGGGGAAGGGGAAGAAGAGCTCTACACCATGGATTGCGCTATGGAAGCGGTCCATGTCATATCAGGAGAGTTTGTTTTGGTGACCAGTGATGAGCAATACCAGCTTAAGAAAGGAGATACTGTCACTTTCCCTGGAAAAGAAGCTCACACGTGGCGTAATCCCCGCAGTGATGTCCCAGCAGAAGTGTTGTGGGTTCTTACTCGTTATCCCGTTCATTAA